Proteins encoded by one window of Streptomyces sp. NBC_01571:
- the rodA gene encoding rod shape-determining protein RodA — protein sequence MTGANNFSVSGYGPERGGMSRLLARDSLARRLDWPILLSAVALSLIGSALVYSATRNRTEINQGDPYYFLIRHLMNTGIGIALMIGTVWLGHRTLRTAVPILYGLSVFMILLVLTPLGATINGQRNWLVAGGLSLQPAEFTKITIILGMAMLLASRVDAGDKQYPDHRTVLQALGLAAVPMMIVMLMPDLGTIMVAVIIVLGVLLASGASNRWVFGLLGAGALGAVAIWQLKILDEYQINRFAAFANPDLDPAGVGYNTNQARIAIGSGGLFGTGLGHGSQTTGQFVPEQQTDFVFTVAGEELGFVGAGLILFLLGVVLWRACRIARETTELYGTIVAAGIIAWFAFQAFENIGMTLGIMPVAGLPLPFVSYGGSSMFAVWVAVGLLQSIRVQRPMSA from the coding sequence ATGACCGGAGCGAACAACTTCTCCGTCTCCGGGTACGGCCCCGAGCGCGGCGGAATGTCGCGGCTCCTCGCCCGCGACTCGCTGGCCCGCCGCCTCGACTGGCCGATACTGCTCTCGGCCGTCGCGCTGTCGCTGATCGGCTCGGCCCTCGTCTACTCGGCGACCCGCAACCGCACCGAGATCAACCAGGGCGACCCGTACTACTTCCTCATCCGCCACCTCATGAACACCGGCATCGGCATCGCTCTGATGATCGGCACGGTCTGGCTCGGCCACCGCACCCTGCGCACCGCGGTCCCGATCCTGTACGGCCTCTCGGTCTTCATGATCCTGCTGGTGCTCACCCCGCTCGGCGCGACGATCAACGGCCAGCGCAACTGGCTCGTCGCGGGCGGTCTCTCGCTCCAGCCCGCCGAGTTCACCAAGATCACGATCATCCTGGGCATGGCGATGCTGCTGGCCTCCCGGGTGGACGCGGGCGACAAGCAGTACCCGGACCACCGCACGGTGCTGCAGGCACTGGGCCTCGCGGCCGTCCCGATGATGATCGTCATGCTCATGCCCGACCTCGGCACGATCATGGTCGCGGTCATCATCGTGCTCGGCGTGCTGCTCGCCTCCGGTGCCTCCAACCGCTGGGTGTTCGGCCTGCTCGGGGCGGGCGCGCTGGGCGCGGTGGCGATCTGGCAGCTCAAGATCCTCGACGAGTACCAGATCAACCGCTTCGCCGCCTTCGCCAACCCCGACCTCGACCCGGCAGGCGTCGGCTACAACACCAACCAGGCGCGGATCGCCATCGGCTCCGGCGGCCTCTTCGGCACCGGCCTGGGGCACGGCTCCCAGACGACGGGCCAGTTCGTCCCCGAACAGCAGACGGACTTCGTCTTCACGGTCGCGGGCGAGGAACTGGGCTTCGTTGGCGCGGGCCTCATCCTGTTCCTGCTGGGCGTCGTCCTGTGGCGGGCCTGCCGCATCGCCCGCGAGACCACCGAGCTGTACGGCACGATCGTCGCCGCAGGCATCATCGCCTGGTTCGCCTTCCAGGCCTTCGAGAACATCGGCATGACGCTCGGCATCATGCCGGTCGCCGGCCTCCCCCTCCCCTTCGTCTCCTACGGCGGCTCATCGATGTTCGCGGTATGGGTGGCGGTGGGCCTGCTGCAGTCGATCAGAGTCCAACGGCCCATGTCGGCGTAG
- the mrdA gene encoding penicillin-binding protein 2, which translates to MTNIPETGRTPRVQIRLVVIQILVLSLLGTLGGRLWYLQIRNGDEYAKEASGNHVQQVVQPAVRGSILDARGVPIADNETRLVVSASRTDLLKMKDDGKAVLTKLAGVLGEKPEDVIQKVRLCDAKTPQPCWNGSPYQPIPITDEATAKQALQIRERSEDFPGITAEPEAVRRYAAPGKSNAAQVLGYLSPVTDAEITKAKDTESPYLRSDQVGRSGLERQYDKELRGKAGVTRYEVDNLGRVIGKAKSDKAESGANLVTSIDARVQRVAEYELNNAMKIARTQYDKITSENYKADSGAVVVMEAKTGRIVAMASNPTYDPNAWVGGISAKDYTRLTGKGSDYPLLNRAIQGQSAPGSTFKVVSTAAAVEAGYDFDGNYPCTSSYSVGSQVFKNFEGENFGPISLGRALEVSCDTVFYGLADNEWKKDGGINPKKTPKDYFYKAAHQFGLGKETGVDLPNEVTGRVPDRQWKQNYWKANKAVWCKTGKKNGDYVQRIAYENCLEGNKMREGDSINYSIGQGDTLVTPIQEAMIYGAIANGGTVHTPTIGKAIVSADGRSVKEIKPQVRGKLPVSKATLKGMNAALEGVVTRGTAAWKFGGWPQDKIPLHAKTGTAEVYGKQTTSWLATYSKDYTIVMTIAQAGTGSGASGEAVRNIYNALYGVSPDGAVDKKKALLPTPQKSLPKIQPDGSIDSPEISKDPAKDQQANKKDTSDTTDQNQDGATTPSPNTSNRDTRRRAQRPRKRRRTRILT; encoded by the coding sequence GTGACCAACATCCCCGAGACCGGCAGGACCCCACGGGTCCAGATCCGACTCGTCGTCATCCAGATTCTCGTGCTCTCCCTCCTCGGCACCCTCGGCGGCCGCCTCTGGTACCTCCAGATCCGCAACGGCGACGAGTACGCCAAGGAAGCCTCCGGCAACCACGTCCAGCAGGTCGTCCAGCCCGCCGTGCGCGGCTCGATCCTCGACGCGCGCGGTGTGCCGATCGCCGACAACGAGACCCGGCTCGTGGTCTCCGCCTCGCGCACCGACCTCCTGAAGATGAAGGACGACGGCAAGGCGGTCCTGACCAAGCTCGCCGGCGTGCTCGGCGAGAAGCCCGAGGACGTCATCCAGAAGGTCCGGCTGTGCGACGCGAAGACCCCGCAGCCCTGTTGGAACGGCTCGCCCTACCAGCCGATCCCCATCACGGACGAGGCCACCGCCAAGCAGGCCCTGCAGATCCGTGAGCGCTCCGAGGACTTCCCCGGCATCACCGCCGAGCCCGAGGCCGTACGGCGCTACGCCGCTCCCGGCAAGTCCAACGCCGCACAGGTCCTCGGCTACCTCTCGCCCGTCACCGACGCCGAGATCACCAAGGCCAAGGACACCGAGTCGCCGTACCTGCGCTCCGACCAGGTCGGCCGCTCCGGTCTCGAGCGCCAGTACGACAAGGAACTGCGCGGCAAGGCCGGCGTCACCCGCTACGAGGTCGACAACCTGGGCCGTGTCATCGGCAAGGCCAAGAGCGACAAGGCCGAGTCCGGTGCGAACCTCGTCACCAGCATCGACGCCCGGGTCCAGCGCGTCGCCGAGTACGAGCTGAACAACGCGATGAAGATCGCCCGTACCCAGTACGACAAGATCACCAGCGAGAATTACAAGGCCGACTCCGGCGCGGTCGTCGTGATGGAGGCCAAGACCGGCCGGATCGTCGCCATGGCGTCCAACCCGACGTACGACCCGAACGCCTGGGTCGGCGGCATCTCCGCCAAGGACTACACGCGGCTCACCGGCAAGGGCTCCGACTACCCGCTGCTCAACAGGGCCATACAGGGTCAGTCCGCGCCCGGTTCGACGTTCAAGGTCGTCTCCACGGCCGCCGCGGTCGAGGCCGGCTACGACTTCGACGGCAACTACCCCTGCACGAGCTCCTACTCCGTGGGCAGCCAGGTCTTCAAGAACTTCGAGGGCGAGAACTTCGGCCCCATCTCACTCGGCCGGGCCCTCGAGGTCTCCTGCGACACCGTCTTCTACGGCCTCGCCGACAACGAGTGGAAGAAGGACGGCGGCATCAACCCGAAGAAGACCCCCAAGGACTACTTCTACAAGGCCGCCCACCAGTTCGGCCTCGGCAAGGAGACCGGCGTCGACCTGCCCAACGAGGTCACGGGCCGCGTCCCCGACCGCCAGTGGAAGCAGAACTACTGGAAGGCCAACAAGGCCGTCTGGTGCAAGACCGGCAAGAAGAACGGCGACTACGTCCAGCGGATCGCGTACGAGAACTGCCTCGAAGGCAACAAGATGCGCGAGGGTGACTCGATCAACTACTCCATCGGCCAGGGCGACACCCTCGTCACCCCGATCCAGGAAGCCATGATCTACGGGGCGATCGCCAACGGCGGCACCGTGCACACGCCCACCATCGGCAAGGCGATCGTCAGCGCCGACGGCAGGAGCGTCAAGGAGATCAAGCCCCAGGTCCGCGGGAAACTGCCGGTCAGCAAGGCCACGCTCAAGGGCATGAACGCGGCCCTGGAGGGCGTCGTCACCCGCGGTACGGCCGCCTGGAAATTCGGTGGCTGGCCGCAGGACAAGATCCCGCTGCACGCCAAGACCGGTACCGCCGAGGTCTACGGCAAGCAGACGACGTCCTGGCTCGCCACCTACTCCAAGGACTACACGATCGTCATGACGATCGCCCAGGCCGGTACGGGTTCCGGAGCCTCCGGTGAGGCCGTCCGCAACATCTACAACGCCCTGTACGGCGTCTCGCCCGACGGTGCCGTCGACAAGAAGAAGGCCCTGCTCCCCACCCCGCAGAAGAGCCTTCCCAAGATCCAGCCCGACGGCTCGATCGACTCCCCGGAGATCTCCAAGGACCCGGCCAAGGACCAGCAGGCCAACAAGAAGGACACCTCCGACACCACCGACCAGAACCAGGACGGGGCCACCACGCCGTCGCCGAATACGAGCAACCGCGACACCCGCAGGCGCGCGCAGCGCCCGCGGAAGCGGCGGAGGACGAGGATCCTGACATGA